A region from the Natronorubrum halophilum genome encodes:
- a CDS encoding GNAT family N-acetyltransferase, with product MTDEPSTTAIGAETVIEIRRATHDDYDAVAAFTSDIWPDRGGDYIPEIYHDWLEDDDETGKKTFLAEIDGEVAGVIQAVMLTPDEAWFQGLRVASAHRRKGVSRRLNEACFEWARAQGATVARVMIFSWNAASLGAARTSGYDPITEFRFARPEPDPTADGPCRVSSDPAAAWRYWTHSDARERLSGLGLAPEESWAVRELARADFERLADETAVFAVECEDGLAGAAYRSRTYERPVETETDDGDDEPDGGETETWAEYGVGVWDDVDAARSLFAAIARDAAECGADSARVLIPETARYVTDAPYAGAGIFEEPDFVLGIDLTAEQRDGASDDKPRQ from the coding sequence ATGACGGACGAACCCTCCACAACGGCGATCGGAGCCGAGACGGTGATCGAAATCCGCCGCGCGACCCACGACGATTACGACGCCGTCGCCGCCTTCACGAGCGACATCTGGCCCGACCGCGGCGGTGATTACATCCCGGAGATCTACCACGACTGGCTTGAGGACGACGACGAAACGGGAAAGAAGACGTTCCTCGCGGAGATCGACGGCGAAGTCGCGGGCGTCATCCAGGCGGTCATGCTCACCCCTGATGAGGCGTGGTTTCAGGGGCTGCGCGTCGCATCGGCCCACCGGCGGAAGGGCGTGAGCCGACGACTGAACGAGGCCTGTTTCGAGTGGGCTCGAGCGCAGGGCGCGACGGTCGCCCGCGTCATGATCTTCTCGTGGAACGCGGCCTCGCTCGGTGCCGCACGGACCAGCGGCTACGACCCGATCACCGAGTTTCGGTTCGCCCGTCCCGAGCCGGATCCGACCGCCGACGGACCCTGTCGGGTCTCGAGCGATCCCGCGGCGGCGTGGCGCTACTGGACCCACAGCGACGCGCGCGAACGGCTGAGCGGGCTCGGACTGGCACCGGAGGAATCGTGGGCGGTTCGAGAGCTCGCTCGAGCGGATTTCGAACGGCTCGCCGACGAGACGGCGGTGTTCGCCGTCGAGTGCGAGGACGGACTCGCGGGAGCGGCCTACCGCTCGCGGACCTACGAGCGGCCCGTCGAAACCGAGACCGACGACGGCGACGACGAACCCGACGGCGGCGAGACCGAGACGTGGGCCGAGTACGGCGTCGGCGTGTGGGACGACGTCGATGCTGCGCGTTCGCTGTTCGCGGCGATCGCGCGCGACGCCGCGGAGTGCGGTGCCGACAGCGCGCGCGTCTTGATTCCCGAAACCGCGCGGTACGTGACCGACGCGCCGTACGCCGGTGCCGGAATTTTCGAAGAGCCGGACTTCGTCCTCGGGATCGATCTGACGGCCGAGCAACGCGACGGTGCGAGCGACGACAAGCCACGTCAGTGA
- a CDS encoding ubiquitin-like small modifier protein 1 has translation MTLEWKLFADLAERAGDKRVSVDVTAGDTVGDALEALVAGRPDLEERVLDGDGELRSQIHVLRNGNNVLVDEEGLETELEGDDELALFPPVSGG, from the coding sequence ATGACTCTGGAGTGGAAGCTCTTTGCCGACCTCGCCGAACGTGCGGGTGACAAACGCGTTTCCGTCGACGTCACGGCCGGGGACACCGTCGGGGACGCGCTCGAGGCCCTCGTTGCCGGCCGACCGGACCTCGAGGAGCGCGTTCTCGACGGCGACGGCGAGTTACGATCCCAGATCCACGTGCTCCGGAACGGGAACAACGTCCTCGTCGACGAGGAGGGCCTCGAGACGGAACTCGAGGGGGACGACGAACTGGCGCTGTTCCCGCCGGTCAGCGGCGGCTAA
- a CDS encoding DUF1611 domain-containing protein, protein MNVAILAHEKFPNRAKTALGVLRYADYDVVGVLDRDNAGRRVNDFVPDVQDAPIYEELADLEADDVDALLIGIAPIGGGLDESWRPDVRTALEYGCDVISGLHYFLNDDEEFAQLAAEKGCELRDVRKPPEDLTVSQGIAGEVDAEVVLTVGTDCSVGKMTVSMELARAAREAGHDAAVIPTGQTGIMIEGWGNPIDRVVSDFTAGAVEEMILEKGDEHDYLFVEGQGSIVHPAYSAVTCGILHGSMADKLVLCHVAGQEAIHGYESFSLPDLETYVDLYEGLAAPVAESEVVAGAINTAHLEDDADAREAIDEYASDVGVPASDVIRFGTDEVLETLL, encoded by the coding sequence ATGAACGTCGCAATTCTCGCTCACGAGAAGTTCCCGAACCGGGCCAAGACCGCACTCGGCGTGTTGCGCTACGCCGACTACGACGTCGTCGGCGTCCTCGACCGCGACAACGCGGGACGGCGGGTCAACGACTTCGTCCCGGACGTACAGGACGCACCGATTTACGAGGAACTGGCCGACCTCGAGGCAGACGACGTCGACGCCCTGTTGATCGGGATCGCGCCCATCGGCGGCGGCCTCGACGAAAGCTGGCGTCCGGACGTTCGAACCGCGCTCGAGTACGGCTGCGACGTCATCTCGGGACTGCACTACTTCCTGAACGACGACGAGGAGTTCGCCCAACTTGCGGCCGAGAAGGGCTGTGAACTCCGGGACGTTCGGAAGCCGCCCGAAGACCTCACGGTCAGCCAGGGCATCGCCGGCGAGGTCGACGCGGAGGTCGTTCTCACCGTCGGCACCGACTGCTCGGTCGGCAAGATGACCGTCTCGATGGAACTGGCTCGAGCGGCCCGCGAGGCCGGCCACGACGCCGCCGTCATCCCCACCGGCCAGACGGGGATCATGATCGAAGGCTGGGGGAATCCGATCGATCGCGTCGTCTCCGATTTCACCGCGGGTGCCGTCGAGGAGATGATCCTCGAGAAGGGCGACGAGCACGACTACCTCTTCGTCGAGGGCCAGGGCAGTATCGTCCACCCGGCGTACTCTGCGGTCACCTGCGGGATCCTCCACGGGTCGATGGCCGACAAACTCGTCCTCTGTCACGTCGCCGGCCAGGAGGCGATCCACGGCTACGAGTCGTTCTCGCTTCCCGACCTCGAGACGTACGTCGACCTCTACGAGGGACTCGCCGCACCGGTCGCGGAAAGCGAGGTCGTCGCCGGCGCGATAAACACCGCCCACCTCGAGGACGATGCCGACGCCCGCGAGGCGATCGACGAGTACGCCAGCGACGTCGGCGTTCCCGCATCGGACGTCATCCGCTTTGGAACCGACGAGGTACTCGAGACGTTACTCTGA
- a CDS encoding Vms1/Ankzf1 family peptidyl-tRNA hydrolase, producing the protein MLDELLGRASLKARIDELEEENERLQNRYEAESERRADAATARQEVEAEVNRLEDRIAQLEGELDRTDVDESALEIRRREQLRGSRLAEIFDRLTSVRTAPEGALTAVVDEHGGVDRLWNDFDIDLEGVLGDRTALVDDAAPCVLCVDDAELVAVTLEPPAVPDRDPAAAWSDRFRLEREWFLPTGRYALALVRTDLFALGVYEGDERVDYRGFESDVKGSHSKGGFSQARFERIRDDQIDDHLERCADALADAEGIDRLFVVGQRGVVDTLVEERDLEPAGTAAVDATGDPKPALEDAHHSFWTTDLRVL; encoded by the coding sequence ATGCTTGATGAGTTGCTCGGCCGCGCCTCGCTCAAAGCGCGCATCGACGAACTCGAGGAGGAAAACGAGCGCTTGCAAAACCGCTACGAGGCCGAGTCCGAACGTCGGGCGGACGCGGCCACGGCCAGACAGGAGGTCGAAGCAGAGGTCAACCGACTCGAGGACCGTATCGCTCAACTCGAGGGCGAACTCGACCGGACGGACGTGGACGAGTCCGCCCTCGAGATCCGCCGTCGCGAACAGCTTCGCGGGAGTCGACTCGCCGAGATATTCGATCGACTGACGTCTGTTCGGACGGCACCCGAAGGTGCCCTGACGGCCGTCGTCGACGAGCACGGTGGCGTCGACCGGCTTTGGAACGACTTCGATATCGACCTCGAGGGCGTCCTGGGCGACCGAACCGCGCTCGTCGACGACGCCGCGCCCTGCGTGTTGTGCGTCGACGATGCCGAGCTGGTCGCCGTCACGCTCGAGCCGCCGGCCGTGCCCGACCGCGACCCGGCCGCCGCCTGGTCAGATCGGTTCCGCCTCGAGCGCGAGTGGTTCCTCCCGACCGGGCGCTACGCGCTCGCGCTCGTCCGCACCGATCTGTTCGCGCTCGGCGTCTACGAGGGCGACGAGCGCGTCGACTACCGCGGCTTCGAGAGCGACGTCAAGGGAAGCCACTCGAAGGGCGGGTTCTCACAGGCGCGCTTCGAACGCATCCGCGACGACCAGATCGACGACCACCTCGAGCGCTGTGCGGACGCCCTCGCCGACGCCGAGGGGATCGATCGCCTCTTCGTGGTCGGCCAGCGCGGCGTCGTCGACACGCTCGTCGAGGAACGAGACCTCGAGCCCGCCGGAACCGCCGCCGTCGACGCGACCGGCGACCCGAAACCGGCGCTCGAGGACGCCCACCACTCGTTCTGGACGACCGATCTGCGGGTGCTGTAG
- a CDS encoding TrkA C-terminal domain-containing protein has product MIDPVVAQSIASETLLDAILRLLGFSLLAGGTAAGAAFVFHWYSADEIPEGVAILLGVSMVAIWLNTKTALQQAIIGDTGMLEPSTAVYTVAAFVVSAIAADGGRRLGEHLARNVFSITAARTITEVGQLVRSAGRVVTVELPDTIEDIDGYDPVDASTKIELAGETFLFPRRLPLEQLRERLIVRLERDHGIGHVDVELAADGTVDYLAVGSRPAGIGPTLAPGSVAVAIRGDPAADASPGDAVRIWRREGDSLRRATGGELRGVADDVVTVAIDADDAQTLASDALHRLVTLPRNPGAERDLVSLLRAADETVTTLSVTAGDPLEGVPIDSLPVLVVAVEREGPESGDRLAFPAGDTRLEAGDVVYVLGRPEALRRIGELDGNGTVPDPSP; this is encoded by the coding sequence GTGATCGATCCCGTGGTCGCACAGTCGATCGCGTCGGAGACGCTCCTCGATGCGATCCTTCGGCTCCTGGGGTTCAGCCTCCTCGCGGGCGGGACGGCCGCGGGTGCGGCGTTCGTCTTCCACTGGTACAGCGCCGACGAGATTCCCGAGGGGGTCGCGATCTTGCTCGGCGTTTCGATGGTCGCGATCTGGCTGAACACCAAGACGGCGCTTCAGCAGGCGATCATCGGCGATACGGGAATGCTCGAGCCGAGCACCGCCGTCTACACCGTCGCCGCGTTCGTGGTGAGCGCGATCGCCGCAGACGGCGGCCGGCGACTGGGGGAGCACCTCGCCCGGAACGTGTTCTCGATCACGGCGGCCCGGACGATCACCGAAGTCGGCCAGCTCGTTCGCTCGGCCGGCCGCGTCGTCACCGTAGAACTCCCCGACACGATCGAGGATATCGACGGCTACGATCCCGTCGACGCGTCGACGAAAATCGAACTGGCCGGAGAGACGTTTCTCTTCCCGCGGCGACTGCCCCTCGAGCAACTGCGCGAGCGGTTGATCGTTCGCCTCGAGCGCGATCACGGAATCGGCCACGTCGACGTCGAACTCGCGGCCGACGGCACGGTCGACTACCTCGCGGTCGGCAGCCGCCCGGCGGGTATCGGCCCGACGCTCGCGCCGGGGAGCGTCGCCGTTGCGATCCGCGGCGATCCCGCAGCCGACGCCAGTCCGGGCGATGCCGTTCGCATCTGGCGACGCGAGGGGGACTCGCTTCGGCGAGCAACCGGCGGCGAACTCCGCGGGGTCGCCGACGACGTGGTCACCGTTGCTATCGATGCCGACGACGCGCAGACGCTCGCGTCCGACGCTCTCCACCGGCTCGTCACGCTCCCGCGGAATCCCGGCGCGGAACGAGATCTCGTCTCGCTGCTCCGGGCGGCCGACGAAACCGTGACCACGCTGTCCGTCACCGCGGGCGACCCGCTCGAGGGGGTGCCGATCGATTCCTTGCCGGTGCTCGTCGTCGCCGTCGAGCGCGAGGGTCCCGAATCCGGCGACCGGCTGGCGTTTCCGGCGGGCGACACGCGACTCGAGGCCGGCGACGTGGTCTACGTCCTAGGCCGTCCGGAGGCGCTGCGTCGGATCGGCGAACTCGACGGAAACGGCACCGTTCCCGACCCCAGCCCGTAA
- a CDS encoding DUF5802 family protein, with amino-acid sequence MFEVFSRSYYLGRLYVTPSGGDHALMHSEQHERINEEVYATGDGIERLDAPLVMKLESQHFPVHGDENVPTNTLALPESVLEGSDVRNPPSLREVLLARRERAQQLLKFAGGWS; translated from the coding sequence ATGTTTGAGGTGTTTTCGCGGAGCTACTACCTCGGACGACTCTACGTGACTCCCTCCGGCGGGGACCACGCCCTGATGCACAGCGAGCAACACGAACGGATCAACGAGGAGGTCTACGCGACCGGCGACGGTATCGAGCGCCTCGACGCGCCGCTGGTGATGAAACTCGAGTCACAGCACTTCCCCGTCCACGGCGACGAGAACGTGCCGACGAACACGCTCGCCCTCCCCGAGTCGGTGCTCGAGGGGAGCGACGTTCGAAACCCGCCCTCGCTTCGAGAGGTGCTGCTCGCCCGTCGCGAGCGCGCACAGCAGTTACTCAAATTCGCCGGCGGGTGGTCGTAA
- the gatD gene encoding Glu-tRNA(Gln) amidotransferase subunit GatD produces MNPGDRVRVDRADRTYEGVLLPSSTDEHLVVKLEGGYNVGVDRDDADIELLAEDVYEIDGADDADEESGSEIEFDDDLPTISLLSTGGTIASTVDYRTGAVTAQFDAEDVLRAVPDLAGRANYRGRVVANILSENMEPPIWQDLARAVREEIETGADGVVVMHGTDTMQYSASVLAFMLETTVPVVFTGSQRSADRPSSDNVMNAVSAVEAAKSDCAEVLVCMHASENDDVCALHRGTRVRKNHTSRRDAFETVGAKPLGEIDYEREEIEFRRDYQKRDEAALELAPSLERDVELLKFTPGMDPAFLDVVEGAAGLVIEGTGLGHVHTDLIPRIEELIENGTTVVMTSQCLEGRVCDRVYDTGRDLLEAGVVEAGDTLPGTAKVKLMWALENSEDVEAAMQTSLAGEIQERSVPWE; encoded by the coding sequence ATGAATCCAGGCGATCGCGTTCGCGTCGACCGCGCGGATCGCACGTACGAAGGCGTGTTGCTCCCCTCGAGCACCGACGAACACCTCGTTGTGAAACTCGAGGGCGGCTACAACGTCGGCGTCGACCGAGACGATGCCGACATCGAACTCCTCGCCGAAGACGTCTACGAGATCGACGGCGCGGACGACGCAGACGAGGAGAGCGGCTCCGAAATCGAGTTCGACGACGACCTGCCGACGATTTCACTGCTCTCGACGGGCGGGACGATCGCGTCGACGGTCGACTACCGGACGGGTGCCGTGACGGCGCAGTTCGACGCCGAGGACGTCCTGCGCGCCGTTCCCGACCTCGCGGGCCGCGCGAACTACCGCGGGCGCGTCGTCGCGAACATCCTCTCGGAGAACATGGAGCCGCCGATCTGGCAGGACCTCGCTCGAGCGGTGCGCGAAGAGATCGAAACCGGAGCCGACGGGGTCGTCGTCATGCACGGCACCGACACGATGCAGTACTCGGCGTCCGTCCTCGCGTTCATGCTCGAGACGACCGTCCCGGTCGTCTTTACGGGCTCCCAGCGCTCGGCCGACCGGCCGTCCTCCGACAACGTGATGAACGCCGTTTCGGCCGTCGAGGCGGCGAAGAGCGACTGCGCGGAGGTGCTGGTCTGCATGCACGCCTCCGAGAACGACGACGTCTGTGCGCTCCACCGCGGCACGCGTGTTCGGAAGAATCACACCTCCCGGCGCGACGCGTTCGAGACCGTCGGTGCGAAGCCGCTCGGGGAAATCGACTACGAACGCGAGGAAATCGAGTTCCGGCGGGACTACCAGAAACGCGACGAGGCCGCCCTCGAACTCGCCCCGTCCCTCGAGCGCGACGTCGAACTCCTCAAGTTCACGCCGGGAATGGACCCCGCCTTCCTCGACGTCGTCGAGGGTGCGGCGGGCCTGGTCATCGAGGGGACCGGTCTCGGACACGTCCACACCGACCTGATCCCCCGGATCGAGGAGCTGATCGAGAACGGGACGACGGTCGTCATGACCAGTCAATGTCTCGAGGGGCGCGTCTGCGACCGCGTCTACGACACCGGCCGCGACCTGCTCGAGGCGGGCGTCGTCGAGGCGGGAGACACCCTGCCGGGCACCGCGAAGGTGAAACTGATGTGGGCGCTCGAGAACAGCGAGGACGTCGAGGCCGCGATGCAGACCTCGCTGGCCGGCGAGATTCAGGAGCGGTCGGTCCCTTGGGAGTGA
- a CDS encoding NAD-binding protein, whose protein sequence is MDDRSFRARLPENWRRVLSMRAAVALALIVALLSVATAIVNIGTDIVYGPLAPYVPVAVRDAAGFTGALTGFLMVGSALALRRGLRVGWWATLLLLPLTAAQGLLQLSQYSFPLIILSLITIPVLLLSRKRFTKSLSLSATQIAAGSALIGVQLYGTIGGYALRDHFDDIDGILDAFYFTLITSSTVGYGDVTPNMDSTEALLFTMSVLVLGVASFGIAIGALVGPAIQSRITKTLGKMTESQLELLEDHILVLGYGELTEPIVDELATNNREFVVVTSNRDVAPKLSDRGIAVVTGNPSDEEPLERAKIERASAILVATNHDAEDALAILTARQLAPNTRIVAAATDRENTEKLERAGANVVISPSLLGGHLLVRSALGSDDSELIDRIIDNDEP, encoded by the coding sequence ATGGACGATCGGTCGTTTCGGGCGCGGTTGCCGGAGAACTGGCGGCGGGTCCTCTCGATGCGTGCAGCCGTCGCGCTCGCGCTGATCGTTGCCCTGCTATCGGTCGCGACGGCCATCGTCAACATCGGCACCGATATCGTCTACGGACCGCTCGCACCGTACGTCCCCGTCGCCGTTCGGGACGCCGCCGGTTTCACCGGCGCACTCACGGGCTTTCTGATGGTCGGCAGCGCGCTTGCGCTTCGGCGGGGCCTCCGTGTCGGCTGGTGGGCGACGCTGTTGTTGCTCCCGCTGACGGCGGCGCAGGGACTCCTTCAGTTGAGTCAGTACTCGTTCCCGTTGATCATCCTCTCGTTGATTACGATCCCCGTTCTGTTGCTCAGTCGCAAGCGCTTCACCAAATCGCTCTCGCTGAGTGCGACACAGATCGCGGCCGGTTCGGCGCTGATCGGCGTCCAGTTGTACGGCACCATCGGCGGCTACGCCCTCCGCGACCACTTCGACGATATCGACGGTATTCTCGACGCCTTCTACTTTACGCTGATCACCTCGAGTACGGTCGGCTACGGTGACGTGACGCCGAATATGGACTCGACGGAGGCACTGTTGTTTACGATGTCCGTACTCGTCCTCGGCGTGGCCAGTTTCGGTATCGCTATCGGGGCGCTGGTCGGCCCGGCGATCCAGTCGCGAATTACGAAAACGCTCGGAAAGATGACAGAATCACAACTCGAGTTGCTCGAGGACCACATCCTCGTCCTCGGCTACGGCGAACTGACGGAACCGATCGTCGACGAACTCGCGACCAACAACCGGGAGTTCGTCGTCGTGACGAGTAATCGCGACGTCGCACCGAAGCTCTCCGATCGCGGAATAGCGGTGGTCACCGGAAATCCGAGCGACGAAGAGCCCCTCGAGCGGGCCAAGATCGAGCGGGCGAGCGCCATCCTCGTCGCGACGAACCACGACGCAGAAGACGCGCTCGCGATACTTACCGCGCGTCAGCTTGCACCGAACACCCGAATCGTTGCCGCCGCAACCGACAGGGAGAATACGGAGAAACTCGAGCGCGCCGGAGCGAACGTGGTGATCAGTCCCTCGCTCCTCGGCGGCCACCTCCTGGTGCGCTCGGCGCTCGGGAGCGACGACAGCGAGCTGATCGATCGAATTATCGACAACGACGAACCGTAA
- a CDS encoding DUF456 domain-containing protein gives MSDRSDEVTESRDTEDLLEETENLLSGTGGGTETSESRTSADAEAGRSRKPGPNSPTPDAPRGEDPTDDGSWWSSSAESAEPRSDTTAGSSRFDRLKSWLSVDSFFSPKAFLALVLLIGSGLLAGATVLPFGGRMIGMFAVAFMIGLVTSKRRYLEVAAAGTSVGAVSAVVGNMFLAVAGSFQTVVAVGVAVGLVACLIGYYFGRDLRDGLSRDIE, from the coding sequence ATGAGCGACCGCTCGGACGAGGTGACCGAGAGCCGGGACACCGAGGACCTCCTCGAGGAAACGGAGAACCTGCTGTCCGGGACGGGTGGCGGGACCGAAACGAGCGAGTCACGGACGTCGGCCGACGCCGAGGCTGGTCGGTCCCGGAAGCCGGGTCCGAACTCGCCAACTCCGGATGCTCCCCGCGGCGAGGACCCGACGGACGATGGCTCGTGGTGGTCTTCGTCCGCCGAATCCGCCGAACCCCGATCCGACACGACGGCCGGGTCCTCGCGATTTGACAGGCTGAAGTCGTGGCTCTCGGTCGATAGCTTCTTCTCGCCGAAGGCGTTTCTCGCGCTCGTCCTCCTCATCGGCTCGGGGCTACTCGCGGGCGCGACGGTGTTGCCGTTCGGCGGTCGAATGATCGGCATGTTCGCCGTCGCGTTTATGATCGGGTTAGTCACGTCCAAACGGCGTTACCTCGAGGTGGCGGCCGCCGGCACGTCGGTCGGTGCCGTGTCCGCGGTGGTCGGAAACATGTTTCTCGCCGTCGCCGGCTCTTTCCAGACGGTCGTCGCCGTCGGCGTCGCCGTCGGACTGGTCGCGTGTCTCATCGGGTACTACTTCGGCCGCGACCTGCGCGACGGGCTGTCTCGCGACATCGAGTGA
- a CDS encoding metalloregulator ArsR/SmtB family transcription factor yields the protein MDSAALLDLLGNENRRRILRLLARKPCYVTEISDYLGVSPKAVIEHLRKLEEAGLIESRVDDQRRKYFHIARNVRLEVNVSPYGFASKSAYPANSSFDITTCRHLTLDIAWDETGEIDELLGSLEDLEQLENELSLAQRWVQGQLCDVLDRISETVGTGPESRIYADVLASIRTEPKSVGELGRDIDAPREVVAEILESMADKGVVRRTERGWELTTG from the coding sequence ATGGACTCCGCCGCATTGTTGGATTTGTTGGGGAACGAAAACCGGAGACGCATTCTCCGACTGCTCGCCCGCAAACCCTGTTATGTCACCGAAATATCCGATTATCTCGGCGTGAGTCCCAAAGCGGTCATCGAACACCTCCGAAAGCTCGAGGAGGCGGGGCTGATCGAGAGTCGGGTCGACGACCAGCGCCGGAAGTACTTTCACATCGCCCGCAACGTTCGTCTCGAGGTCAACGTCTCGCCCTACGGCTTCGCAAGCAAGAGCGCCTATCCGGCGAACAGCAGCTTCGATATCACGACCTGTCGGCACCTCACGCTGGACATCGCCTGGGACGAGACGGGCGAAATCGACGAATTACTGGGCTCCCTCGAGGACTTAGAGCAACTCGAGAACGAACTCTCGCTGGCCCAGCGGTGGGTACAGGGACAGCTCTGTGACGTTCTCGATCGGATCTCAGAGACCGTCGGCACCGGCCCCGAGAGTCGGATCTACGCCGACGTGTTGGCGAGTATTCGCACCGAGCCGAAATCGGTCGGCGAACTCGGCCGGGATATCGACGCGCCTCGCGAGGTCGTCGCCGAAATTCTCGAGTCGATGGCGGACAAGGGGGTCGTCCGTCGAACCGAGCGGGGCTGGGAGTTGACGACGGGCTGA
- a CDS encoding potassium transporter TrkA — MTLPVEVLLGLYLGLLTGIVPAFVSGSLGFLVRYFTGVTLPGFGVVVLALSIASVQGGLLGLVEPNIAQSPRLLVAVLVVLMLALYAHNQGDKLGAELPRRLSFTSIRQRTLSTDVVELVGNMGRVTVRPTGEIRNMEGYPPLSPDLHRTIKTGSWSLPADIPLSELEVRLEERLRTDHDLADVDVTIDEQARATIIAAPPSSGLSRRVPEGKRAVSIATLVPTGLARGDTVAIRAGDRSVSGSVLSARTELDEERGEAAVGDDADEPGGTPVPDGGETEPEPEPAARTSAAASVGGVGRVTVAVARRDVKPLLEAESPRLVVRSRGTSREFEAFALVKRAGYVIRRVTIGSSGAVDETVSSSDVLVLAVRRQGSETSGRRHGWVFGTGIERRLEAGDEVFVAGPEAATEAFVEGIAR, encoded by the coding sequence ATGACGCTTCCGGTCGAAGTACTGCTCGGGCTCTACCTCGGTCTGTTGACGGGAATCGTACCCGCCTTCGTTTCCGGGTCGCTCGGCTTTCTGGTTCGGTATTTCACCGGTGTGACGCTCCCCGGCTTCGGTGTCGTCGTCCTCGCGCTCTCGATCGCCAGCGTGCAGGGCGGGTTGCTCGGCCTCGTCGAACCCAATATCGCACAGTCGCCGCGGCTGTTGGTCGCCGTCCTCGTCGTGCTCATGCTCGCCCTCTACGCCCACAACCAGGGCGACAAACTCGGTGCCGAACTCCCGCGTCGGCTCTCGTTCACCTCGATTCGCCAGCGGACGCTCTCGACCGACGTCGTCGAACTCGTCGGTAACATGGGTCGCGTCACGGTTCGGCCGACCGGCGAAATCCGAAACATGGAGGGGTATCCGCCGCTCTCTCCCGACCTCCACAGAACGATCAAAACCGGATCGTGGAGCCTCCCCGCCGACATTCCCCTCTCGGAGCTCGAGGTCCGTCTCGAGGAGCGCCTGCGGACGGACCACGACCTCGCCGACGTCGACGTGACGATCGACGAGCAAGCGCGCGCGACGATCATCGCGGCACCGCCGTCGAGCGGCCTCTCGCGACGGGTCCCCGAGGGAAAACGCGCCGTTTCGATCGCGACGCTGGTGCCGACGGGGCTGGCTCGCGGGGACACGGTAGCCATCCGCGCGGGCGATCGGTCGGTCAGCGGCTCGGTACTGAGCGCCAGAACCGAACTCGACGAGGAACGCGGCGAGGCGGCGGTCGGCGACGACGCGGACGAACCCGGTGGAACCCCCGTCCCCGACGGCGGCGAGACGGAACCGGAACCCGAACCGGCTGCCAGAACGAGCGCAGCAGCGAGCGTCGGCGGCGTCGGCCGGGTCACCGTCGCCGTCGCCCGCCGGGACGTCAAGCCGCTGCTCGAGGCCGAGAGCCCGCGGCTGGTCGTCCGGTCGCGAGGGACGAGTCGCGAGTTCGAGGCCTTCGCGCTGGTCAAGCGGGCCGGGTACGTGATCCGTCGCGTCACCATCGGCTCGAGCGGGGCGGTCGACGAGACCGTTTCGTCGTCGGACGTCCTGGTGCTCGCCGTCCGGCGGCAGGGAAGCGAGACGAGCGGCCGTCGCCACGGCTGGGTGTTCGGGACCGGTATCGAGCGTCGTCTCGAGGCCGGCGACGAGGTGTTCGTCGCGGGGCCGGAGGCGGCGACCGAGGCGTTCGTGGAGGGGATCGCTCGATGA